Proteins encoded together in one Chitinophaga sp. LS1 window:
- a CDS encoding O-acetyl-ADP-ribose deacetylase, producing the protein MKLELIQGDITKIEADAIVNAANTSLMGGGGVDGAIHRAGGAAILEDCRKIIARQGKCATGQAVTTTAGNLPAKYLIHTVGPVWNGKPKEEELLANAYRNSLEQAVAHDVKIITFPNISTGIYHFPKDKAAQIAITTVREFSEKNNTIEKVIFVCFDREN; encoded by the coding sequence ATGAAACTCGAACTCATTCAGGGAGATATCACTAAAATTGAAGCAGATGCAATCGTAAATGCTGCCAATACTTCCCTCATGGGAGGTGGAGGTGTAGATGGCGCCATTCATCGCGCCGGCGGCGCTGCCATACTAGAAGACTGCCGGAAGATCATTGCCCGCCAGGGCAAATGTGCTACCGGTCAGGCGGTGACGACCACTGCCGGGAACCTACCAGCCAAATATCTTATCCACACAGTAGGGCCTGTATGGAATGGCAAACCGAAAGAAGAAGAATTACTGGCCAATGCTTATCGCAATAGTTTGGAACAGGCTGTGGCACACGATGTGAAAATCATCACGTTTCCTAATATCAGCACAGGTATTTACCACTTTCCAAAAGATAAAGCAGCACAAATAGCTATCACTACAGTAAGAGAATTCTCCGAAAAAAATAATACAATAGAAAAGGTAATCTTTGTATGTTTCGACCGGGAAAATTAA
- a CDS encoding SusC/RagA family TonB-linked outer membrane protein, whose protein sequence is MRGLIKSAPLLLWLLGYLCLLSNAQNPVVVKGVIKDDTGTPLIGASIQEKGQPANGAQTNVDGHFQLTLKGNSNTLLVTFVGYKREEVKVGKGDLSIVLKRESQSVNDVVIIGYQSVKRRNVTAAVSSISGKEIQDIPEASFDQMLQGRLAGVSVLSSTGEIGQRPTIVIRGATNVDYGNANGGNTGPLYVIDGVIFDVNTIGSSYSGTNPLSMINPNDIESIDVLKDASASAIYGARGGNGVIIVKTKRAKMGKPQVNMGGYVGMTTRPSFRDVTTGAAERRLKMQLLNDNLSYLLTQQNTIPVQLTDSLNVAFNNDVDWQGLLIRDNAIVNSEDVSVAGYLGSSNYRLSLNHYNEQGMLKGFSIDRMAPSFNISTNPLKNLGITANIILSSERRKHGTGGQAGQLFNSWNLPTSFAHLTEEQYALYTGQANPYDDNRIFSFNGSIGLTDTIVRNLVLHSTYAANNFMDKWDYFSPATLNGLQNTAYSIYSNNPSWSFENYLDYDLHVKDHHFNVVAGASAYDFKNYYSYASAAGINVTGITTLQTVPAGTSLYVSTTNQEKTTVSYYGRLSYDYKNRYIISGTVRRDASSIYSPQYRWGTFPSVSAGWIASDEPFFEPVKKVVSFLKFRASWGITGNDPGSFYAKYQALSTNASYVGGTTGVLYNYGTYTTVGGIPSTYNGTTVISPYGNTGNYLNNGVSASTSVRWEKYIQPDLGIDVTLLNNRINLTMDWYRKDAKDKYFYNIPAQATTGYQYYSGNFVDVRNEGLEIGINTNNLSPKSAFQWSTSFNISFNKNYVTKLPNNNRDFMFGETWFQQTFTVGEPLFNYKVYKIDGSFANDASVPTDPITGRKLTYMGTTLHGGDPRYIDMNGDYNIDYDDKVIAGNPMPKITGGFGNTFTYKGLSLNIFCSFLTGRKIFNGYLSDALNGSKLYQYSWGSNAGPAALTSLLNQFWMHEGDQTKYPTLVTNVDNDRYNIASSYFVEDGSFLKIKQATLSYTLPQSIIKHIKVRGLSVYGMGENLVTFKKAATIPDPELVDPTTGSSNIAYPSALKFTLGVRVEL, encoded by the coding sequence ATGAGGGGACTCATAAAATCTGCGCCACTACTATTGTGGCTGCTAGGCTATTTATGCCTGTTGTCCAATGCACAAAACCCTGTCGTAGTAAAGGGTGTAATAAAAGATGATACCGGCACACCACTGATTGGAGCCAGTATACAGGAAAAAGGCCAGCCGGCAAACGGTGCACAAACAAATGTTGATGGCCACTTTCAGCTCACCCTGAAAGGCAATTCAAATACCCTGCTTGTTACATTTGTAGGGTACAAAAGAGAAGAAGTAAAAGTTGGAAAAGGTGACCTCAGCATCGTACTGAAACGCGAAAGCCAGTCAGTGAATGATGTGGTTATCATCGGCTACCAGAGCGTGAAAAGACGAAACGTTACTGCTGCCGTATCCTCTATTTCAGGAAAGGAAATTCAGGATATTCCTGAAGCCAGTTTCGACCAGATGCTGCAGGGCAGACTGGCGGGTGTAAGCGTCTTATCAAGTACCGGTGAGATAGGACAACGACCAACCATCGTGATACGTGGCGCCACTAATGTGGATTACGGCAATGCGAATGGGGGCAACACCGGACCGTTGTATGTAATAGACGGTGTGATCTTCGATGTCAATACCATTGGTAGTTCTTACTCAGGTACCAATCCGCTGAGTATGATCAACCCCAACGACATCGAATCTATTGACGTATTGAAAGATGCTTCTGCTTCCGCTATCTATGGCGCCCGTGGGGGAAATGGCGTTATTATCGTGAAAACGAAACGCGCTAAGATGGGTAAGCCACAGGTGAACATGGGCGGTTATGTGGGCATGACCACCCGCCCTTCATTTAGAGACGTAACGACCGGCGCCGCAGAGAGACGATTGAAAATGCAGTTGCTCAATGATAACCTGAGTTATCTGCTCACACAACAGAATACAATTCCCGTTCAATTGACAGACAGCCTGAATGTAGCTTTCAATAATGATGTAGACTGGCAGGGATTACTGATCCGGGATAATGCAATTGTGAATAGCGAAGATGTATCAGTAGCCGGTTATTTAGGTTCTTCCAATTATCGCCTGTCACTGAACCACTATAATGAACAGGGTATGCTCAAAGGTTTTTCAATAGACAGGATGGCCCCTTCTTTCAACATATCCACCAATCCCCTGAAGAATTTAGGGATCACTGCAAACATCATCCTGAGCTCTGAACGCCGTAAGCATGGCACTGGCGGACAGGCAGGCCAGCTCTTTAACTCCTGGAACCTGCCTACCTCTTTTGCACACCTCACAGAGGAACAATATGCATTGTATACTGGACAGGCTAATCCGTATGATGATAACCGGATCTTTAGTTTCAATGGATCAATTGGTCTGACGGATACGATTGTGCGCAACCTCGTACTGCATAGCACATATGCTGCGAATAACTTTATGGATAAATGGGATTATTTTTCACCTGCTACACTGAATGGATTACAGAATACCGCTTATTCCATTTACAGTAATAATCCTTCGTGGTCTTTTGAAAATTACCTGGATTACGATCTGCATGTCAAGGACCATCATTTCAATGTGGTAGCAGGGGCCTCCGCCTATGATTTCAAAAATTATTACAGCTATGCATCGGCTGCTGGTATCAATGTAACAGGTATTACTACGCTACAGACGGTGCCGGCAGGTACGAGCCTCTATGTATCGACTACGAACCAGGAAAAGACAACCGTATCTTACTACGGTCGCTTATCTTATGATTATAAGAATCGTTACATCATTTCGGGTACGGTTCGTCGTGATGCCAGCTCTATTTATAGTCCGCAGTATCGCTGGGGTACTTTCCCATCAGTATCAGCAGGCTGGATCGCATCAGATGAACCATTCTTTGAGCCTGTTAAAAAAGTGGTGAGTTTCCTCAAATTCAGAGCCAGCTGGGGTATTACCGGAAATGATCCGGGTAGCTTTTATGCCAAGTACCAGGCACTATCCACCAATGCTTCTTACGTAGGCGGTACAACCGGTGTGTTGTACAACTATGGTACTTATACTACTGTAGGCGGCATTCCTTCTACCTACAATGGTACTACAGTAATATCACCTTATGGTAATACCGGCAATTACCTGAACAATGGAGTAAGTGCCAGTACCAGCGTAAGATGGGAGAAATATATTCAGCCTGATCTGGGTATAGATGTCACACTCCTGAATAACAGGATTAATCTGACCATGGACTGGTACCGAAAGGATGCGAAAGATAAATACTTCTACAACATCCCTGCACAGGCTACTACAGGTTATCAGTACTACTCCGGCAACTTTGTGGATGTGCGCAATGAAGGATTGGAAATAGGCATTAATACGAATAATCTTTCTCCCAAATCTGCCTTCCAGTGGAGTACCAGTTTTAATATCTCCTTCAATAAAAACTATGTAACAAAGCTGCCGAACAACAACCGCGACTTCATGTTCGGCGAAACCTGGTTCCAGCAAACATTTACTGTGGGAGAGCCTTTGTTTAATTACAAAGTATATAAGATAGACGGTTCCTTCGCCAACGATGCCAGTGTACCTACGGACCCGATTACGGGCAGGAAACTCACTTATATGGGTACGACCCTGCATGGAGGCGATCCCCGCTATATCGACATGAATGGGGACTACAACATCGATTATGATGATAAGGTAATAGCAGGAAATCCGATGCCGAAGATAACCGGTGGATTTGGGAATACATTTACATACAAAGGTCTTAGTTTAAATATCTTCTGTTCCTTCCTCACAGGCAGAAAGATCTTCAATGGTTATCTCTCCGATGCATTGAATGGTAGTAAGCTGTATCAATATTCCTGGGGCAGTAATGCCGGACCGGCAGCATTAACATCGCTGTTGAATCAGTTCTGGATGCATGAAGGTGATCAGACGAAATATCCTACGCTGGTAACCAATGTGGATAACGACCGGTATAATATTGCCAGTTCTTACTTCGTGGAAGATGGTAGTTTCCTGAAAATAAAGCAGGCTACGCTGAGTTATACCTTACCTCAATCAATCATTAAGCATATTAAAGTCAGAGGATTGAGTGTATATGGTATGGGTGAAAACCTGGTGACCTTCAAGAAAGCTGCCACCATACCAGATCCTGAGCTGGTAGATCCGACCACCGGTTCATCTAATATCGCTTATCCATCAGCGCTCAAATTTACTTTGGGCGTACGTGTAGAACTTTAA
- a CDS encoding RagB/SusD family nutrient uptake outer membrane protein, with protein MKLTYILTALILCSACNKFLDKDPLSTATDQTTWKSESDANASVAACYSLLRTAFNASIQFYVYGDLPTDEFTPDFVYGGDGSAYMNAAKVNWGVSVPVANTYDVRLKLRVYTNFYSAIAQSNRCLHFIRTMPESVFTGSTRNKYLGEAYFTRAFTYFYMARVWGDIPLDTTYYADNSAAPQLARTPQAEVLTQCIADLDLARQYLDWKDASSTDRVVRGDKGAVFALLAHIYAWKGDYDKCNAACDSLIASGTYSLLPAASYMNLYKGQSDESIFEISNNSTSESLLTSSSITGYTVCAPYLQGTTVPQWQFNNATIAGLYYDEGDTRYKQAFTTVSSGSADFYSCIKYAQVAYVNNNTSYSIAKNNLLIFRLADIKLLKAEALAAKPSPDEAGALAQVNEIRTRAGIPTYSSITGAALQDSIVAERGRELFLEGARFYDFVRLARNTGHIKFSYINATEFAQGKYYWPLDPSLFLLNNKLTQTPYWQGKIQ; from the coding sequence ATGAAACTTACATATATCTTAACCGCCCTGATCCTGTGTAGTGCCTGTAATAAATTCCTGGACAAGGATCCGCTGAGTACAGCTACGGACCAAACTACCTGGAAGTCAGAGTCCGATGCAAATGCTTCCGTCGCTGCCTGCTATTCCTTATTGCGCACAGCTTTCAATGCTTCTATACAATTTTATGTATATGGCGATCTGCCTACAGATGAATTTACGCCTGACTTTGTATATGGCGGTGATGGCAGTGCTTATATGAATGCTGCCAAAGTGAACTGGGGCGTGAGTGTGCCTGTAGCCAATACATACGATGTACGCCTGAAGTTACGGGTGTATACTAACTTTTATTCTGCTATAGCACAGAGCAACCGTTGTCTGCACTTTATCAGGACAATGCCGGAGTCTGTATTCACAGGTAGCACTCGTAACAAATACCTGGGAGAAGCTTATTTCACACGAGCATTCACCTACTTCTATATGGCGCGCGTATGGGGCGATATACCCTTGGATACGACTTACTATGCCGATAATTCTGCGGCGCCACAATTGGCCAGAACACCACAGGCAGAAGTATTAACACAATGTATAGCGGATCTGGATCTGGCCAGACAATACCTGGATTGGAAAGATGCTTCCAGTACTGATAGAGTGGTGCGTGGAGACAAAGGCGCCGTATTCGCACTGTTAGCACATATCTATGCCTGGAAAGGTGATTATGATAAATGTAATGCTGCCTGCGATAGCCTCATTGCTTCAGGTACTTATTCTTTATTGCCAGCGGCTTCTTACATGAATTTATACAAAGGGCAGTCAGACGAAAGTATCTTTGAAATCTCCAATAACAGTACTTCAGAATCTTTGCTGACATCATCCAGCATTACAGGTTACACTGTCTGTGCGCCTTATTTGCAAGGAACCACAGTGCCCCAATGGCAGTTTAACAATGCGACAATAGCAGGGTTGTATTATGATGAAGGTGACACCCGGTATAAGCAGGCTTTTACCACTGTTTCGAGTGGTTCTGCGGATTTCTACAGTTGTATCAAATATGCACAGGTAGCATATGTCAATAATAACACATCTTATTCCATCGCTAAAAATAATCTCCTCATCTTCCGTCTGGCAGATATTAAACTCCTCAAAGCAGAAGCGTTGGCAGCCAAGCCCTCACCTGACGAAGCAGGAGCGCTCGCACAGGTGAATGAGATCAGAACAAGAGCAGGTATACCTACCTATAGTAGCATCACCGGTGCGGCATTGCAGGACTCTATCGTAGCCGAACGGGGACGTGAACTCTTCCTCGAAGGGGCCCGCTTTTATGACTTTGTAAGGTTAGCCAGAAATACAGGGCATATTAAATTCTCTTACATCAATGCCACAGAATTTGCGCAGGGTAAGTATTACTGGCCGCTGGATCCATCCCTGTTCCTGCTGAACAATAAGTTGACACAAACACCTTACTGGCAGGGAAAAATTCAATAA
- a CDS encoding DoxX family protein produces the protein MKVLNPILWIFQILVSALFIYSGYMKLFMPIDQQAAIYPWTGQVAPGFLRFMGVIDLLGGIGLLIPLLATYVASGIVLLMVCASVFHIARGEASVIGFNIVVATIAAFIAWGRKRMA, from the coding sequence ATGAAAGTATTGAATCCCATCCTTTGGATCTTTCAGATCTTAGTGAGTGCACTGTTTATTTATTCCGGCTACATGAAATTGTTTATGCCTATTGACCAACAGGCGGCTATATACCCATGGACGGGACAGGTAGCGCCAGGTTTTCTGCGTTTTATGGGTGTCATTGACCTGCTGGGTGGTATAGGGTTACTCATCCCCTTGCTGGCTACGTATGTCGCCAGTGGAATTGTATTGCTCATGGTGTGTGCCTCCGTTTTCCACATTGCCCGTGGCGAAGCCAGTGTGATAGGATTCAATATTGTAGTTGCGACCATTGCTGCGTTCATTGCATGGGGAAGGAAGAGAATGGCATAA
- a CDS encoding response regulator gives MTNKVILLVDDDRDDQELFGEAMSIVDSAAVCHFASDGEEGLELLKDNSNDVQLIFLDLNMPKMNGKQFLEIIKRNEQLEKIPVVIFTTSLREKDGIETAALGAAHFMTKPSSFGELVKQLEGVLEKALG, from the coding sequence ATGACGAACAAGGTTATTTTACTGGTGGATGATGATAGAGATGATCAGGAACTATTTGGTGAAGCGATGTCTATCGTAGACAGCGCTGCAGTTTGTCACTTTGCATCAGATGGTGAAGAGGGACTGGAACTGCTGAAAGATAATTCAAACGATGTGCAACTGATCTTCCTTGACCTGAACATGCCAAAGATGAATGGCAAACAGTTCCTGGAAATTATCAAGCGAAATGAACAACTGGAAAAAATACCGGTCGTGATCTTTACCACTTCTTTGAGAGAAAAAGACGGTATTGAAACTGCTGCGCTGGGTGCTGCCCACTTTATGACCAAACCTTCCAGCTTCGGAGAACTCGTCAAGCAATTGGAAGGCGTATTGGAAAAAGCCCTCGGATAA
- a CDS encoding Ig-like domain-containing protein gives MDRFLIRKTIAQGLIISCCILSFVFANANAQGFAKTSASGEVTNVNIVSNNENTSFAKLGDVVTLSFIASSDLASPHVTIAGHNVSPTAVSYLQYTVSWTMTDTDTEGEILFNISYINNAGDTLNVVSETTDNSKVYFDMTRPTSGLLSTAANPVSAPFSISISFSEAISTFDVNKIITVNATLSDFDRVRNNLITAIVTPIHDGRLSVQIPDSTATDQAGNPNTASVVLTRTAVSTGMFDKIYPNPASSNLTVKYLPAVNEKAVITLMSYNGVTVFEKEMTLDGLTVTIDVSNFPAGMYMLFTKSKDYSFYTNVMVIH, from the coding sequence ATGGACCGCTTTTTAATACGAAAAACCATAGCTCAAGGGCTCATTATATCATGCTGTATACTTTCCTTTGTATTTGCTAATGCTAACGCACAAGGCTTTGCTAAAACAAGTGCCTCGGGAGAAGTAACCAACGTCAATATAGTGTCTAACAATGAGAATACATCCTTTGCAAAACTGGGGGATGTAGTGACCCTATCTTTCATTGCCAGCAGTGACCTTGCTTCACCCCATGTCACCATTGCGGGGCACAATGTATCACCTACTGCCGTGTCATATCTGCAATATACCGTTTCATGGACAATGACGGATACAGATACAGAAGGGGAGATATTATTCAACATTTCTTACATCAACAATGCCGGCGATACATTGAACGTCGTGAGCGAGACGACGGACAATAGCAAGGTATATTTTGATATGACCCGGCCTACATCCGGTTTATTATCAACAGCAGCTAATCCGGTATCTGCGCCGTTTAGTATAAGTATAAGTTTCAGTGAGGCGATCAGCACTTTTGATGTGAATAAGATCATAACTGTCAATGCTACATTGTCTGACTTTGATCGTGTACGTAATAACCTCATTACAGCAATTGTAACTCCGATACATGATGGTAGGTTGTCAGTTCAAATTCCTGATAGCACGGCCACAGACCAGGCCGGAAACCCCAATACGGCATCAGTAGTACTCACCAGGACAGCTGTATCCACAGGTATGTTTGATAAGATCTATCCCAATCCGGCTAGCAGCAATCTCACAGTAAAATATTTGCCAGCAGTGAATGAAAAAGCAGTGATCACATTAATGAGTTACAACGGAGTTACCGTATTTGAAAAAGAAATGACACTGGATGGATTGACAGTAACTATTGATGTGAGCAATTTCCCTGCAGGTATGTACATGTTGTTTACAAAGTCAAAAGATTATAGTTTTTATACAAATGTAATGGTGATCCATTAA
- a CDS encoding MauE/DoxX family redox-associated membrane protein, with the protein MKKLLIEIIASLLVILFLYTGLNKLIEHATFRHQLSISPWSLLAAWSGVVSWALPIGEVLLAAMLLITAFRMTAFIASAILFAGFLVYLGILLSSGANLPCTCGGIISSMSWNAHVWFDAACLLLCIAGIYLVNNTYRILNQH; encoded by the coding sequence ATGAAGAAGCTGCTTATTGAAATCATTGCGTCATTACTCGTCATATTGTTTTTGTACACCGGATTAAACAAGCTAATAGAGCATGCCACTTTCAGGCACCAGCTGAGTATTTCACCCTGGTCGCTGCTCGCAGCCTGGTCTGGTGTTGTATCCTGGGCACTGCCAATAGGAGAAGTATTGCTCGCAGCAATGTTACTGATCACTGCATTTCGCATGACGGCTTTCATTGCAAGCGCCATCCTCTTTGCCGGATTCCTGGTATACCTGGGTATTCTGCTGAGTAGTGGTGCAAACTTACCCTGTACCTGCGGGGGAATCATCAGCAGTATGAGCTGGAATGCACATGTGTGGTTTGATGCCGCATGTTTATTATTGTGCATTGCCGGCATTTACCTGGTGAATAATACATATCGGATATTAAATCAGCACTAA
- a CDS encoding TonB-dependent receptor: protein MFKNLPCILIRITGLLFLCSTAFAQQPTTPATPAKEIILKGKIYDADERSGLPGVTVRVKVGNKGTTTAPDGSYTLKVHENSTIIISLIGYVPQEIAVNKQESIDAFLGKDVKSLNETVIIGYGTQKRANVLGSVAVVNTAEVEDLPVANLATALQNRVPGVSISQSSGRPGSTTSLTIRNPVTWAATGASTDPLYVIDGFQMTKADFDNLDATMVESISFLKDAAASIYGARGANGVVLVKTRMGKPGKPRISYAGSYGLSNATYIPEMLSGFDQATMLNNKYTSLKDANTAKYYTDDELTYLRSHNYNWIDDVWKKSHLTRHTINVSGGSERVTFFTGANYYKEDGNVGDLYSNKFGVRLGINAKIVDNLTATASFATDNSIVNRPTPKTVQSGLTEQSDQMNATVSALLLTPGWVPMYIDGKPVYSSVPGWSPSELVKSGSYAKTKSQGQTINAALDYKLPAIKGLSFRVQYGRNSRTDFGKEYYVPYYLYNFIREGVHVTTQNVIFTNQTTTTNPTTFIKNGNVMLENYGGSSNYQLDEMITYARTFGKHDINLLLVAEQAESQSDAFNTRRETVVIPGIDELFAFSQDKSLYDNGGSAGETGRVSYLGRLNYGFSEKYLLEATFRTDASPNFPKDSRWGYFPSVAIGWRISQEKWFHRSVKFIDDLKIRFQVGLTGNDAVKNYQYKERYTQTTGMLFGSTYTSGLSNNDVPNEHITWEKALYKNLGFDGTFFNSKFNFAIDMWHRYNYDMLQQPTSTVPTTFGTAIADQNYGRLKSWGVEASIGYNGTIHKDFKYFASMNFGWSDNKVIRKYYGAGDTAWKNPIGRRTDNGMEGYKSTGIVRTTKDAENFLAAHPGWTIDGNPLIAGYMNYEDINGDGKIDANDKTRIAPRSSSIFGVGFNLGAGWRDLKLSFNISLQVGGYEAYDKTARTPPTENARALGIWKDSWSPTNTNAKYPLMNSPLISEVSDFWIRSATAMRVNNAQLSYSLPKELSAKWKIPELRMFVTGTNLWVLINHQPYKDPATNLAIDYPALRTYTFGLNLSL from the coding sequence ATGTTTAAAAATCTACCATGTATCCTGATAAGGATAACAGGATTGCTATTTCTATGTTCCACGGCCTTTGCACAGCAGCCAACCACACCTGCTACGCCGGCAAAAGAAATTATCTTAAAAGGGAAGATCTATGACGCAGATGAAAGATCTGGACTCCCGGGAGTAACGGTTCGCGTAAAAGTAGGTAATAAAGGAACCACTACTGCTCCCGATGGATCTTACACTTTGAAAGTCCACGAAAACTCTACCATCATTATTTCCCTCATCGGTTATGTTCCCCAGGAAATCGCTGTCAACAAACAGGAATCGATCGATGCTTTTCTCGGAAAAGACGTGAAGTCCCTGAATGAAACTGTCATCATTGGTTATGGTACGCAAAAACGTGCGAACGTACTGGGCTCGGTGGCAGTAGTAAATACTGCCGAAGTAGAAGACCTGCCAGTAGCCAACCTGGCTACTGCCCTGCAAAACAGGGTGCCCGGTGTATCTATCAGCCAGTCATCCGGCCGCCCCGGTTCTACTACCAGCCTCACCATCCGAAACCCTGTCACCTGGGCTGCTACCGGCGCTTCTACAGATCCGCTTTATGTAATTGACGGTTTCCAGATGACGAAGGCCGACTTTGACAACCTGGATGCAACTATGGTGGAAAGTATTTCCTTCCTCAAAGATGCTGCCGCCTCTATCTACGGCGCCAGAGGAGCAAACGGTGTGGTACTGGTGAAAACGAGGATGGGTAAACCCGGCAAACCACGTATTAGCTATGCTGGTTCCTATGGCTTGTCTAATGCGACTTACATCCCTGAAATGCTCTCCGGCTTTGATCAGGCAACCATGCTCAATAACAAGTATACCAGTCTCAAAGATGCCAACACTGCAAAATATTATACCGACGATGAACTGACTTATCTCAGATCCCATAACTACAACTGGATCGATGATGTCTGGAAAAAATCACATCTTACCCGCCATACCATCAATGTAAGCGGTGGTAGCGAAAGAGTGACTTTCTTCACCGGTGCTAACTACTATAAAGAAGACGGAAACGTAGGTGATCTGTATAGCAACAAATTTGGCGTGCGCCTGGGTATCAATGCCAAAATCGTCGATAACCTGACCGCTACTGCATCCTTTGCTACAGATAACTCCATCGTGAACAGGCCCACACCTAAAACCGTTCAATCAGGTCTTACCGAGCAGTCAGACCAGATGAATGCTACCGTGAGTGCGCTGCTGCTCACTCCCGGATGGGTGCCTATGTACATCGATGGTAAACCTGTTTATTCCTCAGTGCCCGGCTGGAGCCCTTCAGAACTAGTGAAATCGGGTAGTTATGCCAAAACAAAATCACAGGGCCAGACTATCAACGCTGCCCTGGATTATAAACTGCCGGCCATCAAGGGGTTGTCTTTCCGCGTACAATATGGCCGCAATTCCCGTACTGATTTCGGCAAGGAATACTATGTACCTTACTACCTCTACAATTTTATCAGGGAAGGCGTGCATGTGACCACACAGAACGTGATCTTTACCAATCAAACTACCACTACCAACCCAACTACATTTATCAAGAATGGTAACGTGATGCTGGAGAATTACGGTGGTTCCAGCAACTATCAGCTGGATGAAATGATCACCTACGCCCGCACTTTTGGTAAGCACGACATCAACCTGCTACTCGTAGCTGAACAGGCGGAATCACAAAGTGACGCTTTCAATACCCGTCGTGAAACGGTGGTGATCCCTGGTATCGATGAACTGTTTGCCTTTAGTCAGGATAAATCTTTGTATGACAACGGTGGATCCGCAGGCGAAACGGGTCGTGTGAGTTACCTGGGCCGTCTGAACTATGGCTTCTCTGAAAAATACCTGCTGGAAGCTACTTTCCGCACAGATGCTTCTCCTAACTTCCCTAAAGACTCCCGCTGGGGCTATTTCCCATCAGTAGCAATTGGTTGGAGAATTTCTCAGGAAAAATGGTTCCATCGCAGCGTGAAATTTATCGATGACCTGAAGATCCGCTTCCAGGTGGGGCTGACCGGTAACGATGCCGTGAAGAACTATCAGTACAAGGAAAGATATACCCAGACGACCGGTATGCTCTTCGGTAGCACTTACACCAGTGGTTTGAGTAACAACGATGTGCCCAATGAACACATTACCTGGGAAAAAGCCCTCTACAAAAACCTTGGCTTTGATGGTACCTTCTTCAACTCTAAATTCAACTTTGCAATAGACATGTGGCACCGTTACAACTACGATATGTTGCAACAGCCTACCAGCACAGTGCCGACGACCTTTGGTACTGCCATTGCAGACCAGAACTATGGCAGACTAAAATCATGGGGTGTTGAAGCGTCCATCGGCTATAATGGTACCATCCATAAAGATTTCAAATACTTTGCTTCCATGAACTTCGGGTGGAGCGACAATAAAGTTATCCGCAAATACTATGGCGCAGGTGATACTGCATGGAAGAACCCTATTGGCCGCAGAACTGATAATGGGATGGAAGGGTATAAATCAACTGGTATTGTACGTACGACCAAGGATGCGGAAAACTTCCTGGCTGCACACCCCGGATGGACCATCGATGGTAACCCGCTCATTGCAGGATACATGAACTACGAAGACATCAATGGCGATGGGAAGATAGATGCAAACGATAAAACCCGTATTGCCCCCAGAAGCAGCAGCATATTTGGGGTAGGCTTTAATCTCGGTGCCGGGTGGAGAGACCTGAAGCTGAGTTTCAACATCAGTCTGCAGGTAGGTGGCTACGAAGCATATGATAAGACGGCGAGAACACCACCTACAGAAAACGCCCGCGCACTCGGTATCTGGAAAGACTCATGGTCACCCACCAATACAAATGCAAAGTACCCTCTCATGAACTCACCGCTCATCAGCGAAGTATCTGACTTCTGGATACGTAGCGCTACTGCCATGCGTGTGAACAATGCACAGCTGTCTTACAGTTTGCCAAAAGAACTGTCAGCAAAATGGAAAATTCCTGAACTGCGCATGTTTGTAACGGGTACTAACCTGTGGGTGCTGATCAATCATCAGCCTTACAAGGATCCGGCTACCAATCTGGCTATTGACTACCCGGCATTGCGTACCTATACATTTGGCCTGAACCTGAGTTTGTAA